From the genome of Granulicella cerasi:
GGCGGCGCAGACGCAGGGATGGATTGCGCGCTATGCGTGGAGCGGCGAGGCGTCGGCGGCGATGGGTGAGCCTGGGCGCGGGACGGATTATCACGACACGTTGCTGGAGCGGTTGCGAGAGGTGGAGCGAGCGCTTCACGAACGTTGGCCTGCGGTGCAGACGCGTTGCTATGTGGACACCGGCCCCCTGCTGGAGCGAGATTTCGCCGCGAAAGCGGGCATTGGATGGATTGGCAAGAACACCTGCGTGCTGCATCAGGGGTTGGGTTCGTTCATGCTGCTGAGCGTCATCGTGCTGTCGATGCCGCTCGCGGCAGAAGCTGTGCTGAGCGTCGCTGCGGACCGCTGCGGCACATGTACGCGCTGCATTGACGCTTGCCCGACAGACGCGCTGCGGCTGCCGACGGCGGAAGAGCCGGCGCGCAGCATGGATGCGACGCGCTGCATCGCGTATCTGACGATTGAGAAGAAGGGCAGCATCGCCGAGGAGATGCGGCCGCTGATCGGGAGGCAGGTGTTCGGTTGCGATATCTGCCAGGACGTCTGTCCCTGGAACCGCAAGGCGATGGTCGTGGAGTCGCTGCCGATTCGTCGCGAACTGGTGAATCCGGAGTTGGAGTGGATGGCCGCGATGGATGGCCGTGAGTTCAACCGGTGGTTTCGCGGGTCGCCGCTGGAGCGCACACGGCGCAAACGCGTGCAGCGGAACGTGGCGATTGCGATGGGCAATAGCGGCGAGGCGCAGTTTGCTGAGAGACTCCGGGAGTGGACGCAGGATGAGGACGTGGCGCTGGCAGAGAGCGCGTCGTGGGCTTTGCAGCAGATCGAAGTGAATGCGATGACGCGCGGCGATGAGGCCGCGTCAGAGAAGTAAGAGGGACGATGGCAGACGAGCAGATCGTGGCGGTACGTGAAGCATCGGTGGAAAGCCCTGCGCCGACGGCGGGTGAAGAAAAGCTGTCGCCGAAGCTGGCTGCGGCGGATGCTCATCCGGTGGAAGAAAGCGGCACGTTGGCGCAGGTGAAGGCGTTGGGCAAGTACATGACGCGCACCGAGGTGCACACGTATGCGTTCAGCGTTGCAG
Proteins encoded in this window:
- the queG gene encoding tRNA epoxyqueuosine(34) reductase QueG, with the translated sequence MSAALPQDELKLDAEARAWVEAAAKLAGFDAVGLAPVVDESLTDDRFAAWIAAGNAGEMEWLKRVDAEGRLVRGDLRRSIPWARTVLVCAKSYNAAEPKSLEPAAQTQGWIARYAWSGEASAAMGEPGRGTDYHDTLLERLREVERALHERWPAVQTRCYVDTGPLLERDFAAKAGIGWIGKNTCVLHQGLGSFMLLSVIVLSMPLAAEAVLSVAADRCGTCTRCIDACPTDALRLPTAEEPARSMDATRCIAYLTIEKKGSIAEEMRPLIGRQVFGCDICQDVCPWNRKAMVVESLPIRRELVNPELEWMAAMDGREFNRWFRGSPLERTRRKRVQRNVAIAMGNSGEAQFAERLREWTQDEDVALAESASWALQQIEVNAMTRGDEAASEK